The genomic stretch TAGATGCTGTTCAGAAGATTGCTTTGGAGAGTGATTTTAGAAAACTATAAAAATTGTAATCTTTATTATCCTAAATTGTTAATTCAATATTTTATACCTACTTTTAATGAAAGTTTACAATTACAAATTATAGAAATATGGTACGAAATCTATTATTAGGAATAGCAATCTTATTAACAATATCTTGCGAATCCAATCATGCTAATTTTGAAGGTTATTGGGTTGATGAAGAGAGTGAGAGCGATGAAATATTGATTACAAAAAATGGAAGTAATTATATTTTTGAAAATGGAAATCGTAAATATCCTGCACAAATAAAAGATGAATTATTAGAGATTAGCACTTCTACACCAACAAAAGCTACCATAGATGATAATGATGTTTTAATAGTTCGAGGTAGAGAATATATCAGAATTGAAAAGGCAACTAGACCACGTTTTTTTGGTCGATGGAAGTTTTCTTATTATGAAAATCCCTCAACTAAGGAAAAAGAAATGTTTGGAGCTCCAGAATTCTTAATTATCTATAAAAATAAAAGAGGCCTATTATCTATTCAATATGATGGATCTCCACATTTTCCTCAGAAATATGAAGATGTTCGATATAAAAATGGTATTATACATTATAATTTAAGGTATAAAAGTGAGATAAGTTGGGAAAGAACAAATAATAAAAAATTTATTCTTGTAGATGATGATAAAATTAGTACGCAACAAGACTTTTCTCCTTTTAATATTATTTTAGAAAGAGTAAGATAAACCCTAACTCTCAGGCGCCAACTCAACTTCCAAACCATCCATTTCTGGTGTCATTTGAATTTGGCAACCAAGTCTACTATTATCTTCTACGTGAAACGCTTCAGCAAGCATCATATCTTCGTCAACGCTCATTTCGGGTAGTATATGATCCGATTTTACATAACATTGACACGAAGCACACATTGCCATTCCGCCACAAATTCCAATCGTTCCTTCAGGTGCTAATTCGTATGAACGTACAATTTCCATGAGGTTCATTGCCATGTCAGTTGGCGCTTGTACTTCGTGCACAATGCCTTCTCGGTCTGTTATTTTTATGGTAATATCTACTTGTGACATTTTTGATTAACGATTTTCGATTAACGATTGTTGATGTTAGATTTGTGATTCCTAGTTATTCTCGATAGCTCCACTGAGTTTATCGAAGTGCAATTTGTTTTTACAAAAAATCACTCGAATTGACATATTGCTTTACTGCGTCATTACGAACGATAGTGAAGTAATCTGTTGATCGAAAGACAGATTGCCACAACTTTTTTCTATTTCTGCTTACGCCAAATATAAAAAACTTTCGCAATGACGTTTTTTGAATTCGAATTTCGTCAAATTGAATAACTTCTTTACTTTGCTAAGTCTTTACGAGGAGTTTGCGACGAAGTAATCTGTTGATTAAAGTAACAGATTGCCACGATTTTTACAAAATCTCGCAATGACGTTTTTCAAACTCAAACTTAGGTAATTGAGTGAAATTCTGAAAGAATTTTGTATCGAAATTAATTTATCGCTTTTACAACTGCTTTTGGTGCTTCTTTTCGAGTTCCGTCAAAACCATCAATTCCGCTTACAGTTGTATATTTCATTACGTATTTTTTGTCTGGAAAAATCCGTTGGTATGCACTTTGACACATTAACGTTGCTTCATGAAATCCACAAAGAATCAACTTTAATTTCCCTGGATATGTATTGACATCGCCAATAGCATATACTCCTGGAATGTTTGTTTGATAATCTAATGTATTGTCAACTTTAATGGCGTTTTTCTCAATCTCTAATCCCCAATCTCCAATTGGACCTAATTTTGGTGCCAATCCAAATAATGGAATGAAATGATCGGTTTCATATATAAAAGATTTTTCTCCTTTTTTAGAAACCTCAACACCTGTAACTTTATCTTCTCCATGAATTCCTGTGATTTCCGCAGGTGTAATTAGGTTGATTTTTCCAATATTTTTGAGTTCTTGTACTTTTTCAACAGAATCTAACGCGCCACGAAATTCTGATCTTCGGTGAACTAAAGTTACTTCCGAAGCAACATCGGCTAAAAAGATGCTCCAATCGAGTGCAGAATCGCCTCCGCCAGCAATGACTACTTTTTTATCTCGATAAATTTCTGGATCGCGAATGATGTATTCTACACCTTTGTCTTCGTAGTTTGCTAAGTTTTGAATAGGTGGTTTTCTTGGCTCAAAACTTCCCAATCCGCCAGCAATTGCAACAATTGGCGCTTGATGTTTTGTTCCTTTGTTTGTAGTTACGACAAATGTTCCATCGTCTAATTTTTCAATGGTTTGCGCACGTTCGCCTAAGGTAAATCCTGGTTCAAACGGCTCAATTTGCTTCATTAAATTGTCTACCAAATCGCCCGCCAAAACTTCTGGAAATCCTGGAATATCGTAGATTGGTTTTTTTGGGTATATCTCAGAGCATTGTCCGCCAGGTTGCGGCAACGCGTCAATTAGGTGACATTTTAATTTTAGTAATCCTGCTTCAAATACAGTAAAAAGTCCTGTTGGACCTGCGCCAATTATTAGTATATCTGTTTTAATCATATAAATGCCCGCGAAAGTGGGTATCTTTTATCTACATAAACCTGCCAGATTAGCAATCTTATCAGGAGTATAAATTATGTATTATTGTTTACTATTTTTTAGTATTGTTCACTTTTGCGTGAAGGATTGAGGCTTTGTTGAAGCTCTTTTGTTAGAAGTCTGAGGAACTCGAAGACTGATAGCAAAAAGCGACTGCCGAAAGCCTGACCCTTGTGGTCACGCCCAATTAAGCTTCAATATTGATCACCTTTTCTATTTGAGGAACATGTTTTTTAATCGTCATTTCAACTCCAGTTTTCAGTGTCATTTGATTTACACTACATCCGACACAAGCACCTTCTAGTTGTACTTTTACCAACGTTCCATTTTCAATTCCCACGAGTCTGATATCGCCACCATCACTTTGAAGAAAGGGACGAATTTCGTCTAATGCCTTTTCTACGTTGCTTGTTAATTCTTCGATTGTCATCTATATCTTGTTTACGTGATTTATTTTTTTACTGCTGAACAACCTGCCATTGTTGTAATTTTAATGGCTTCTGTTATAGGTAAACTTTCGTTTCTGTTTACTACTTCTTGCACAACATTTTGCGTCAGTTTTTCAAAAGCAGCTTCTAGTAATGTTCCTGTTTGCATTGCTGCAGGTCGTCCAACATCGCCAGCTTCTCGAATACTTTGCACTAATGGAATTTCTCCCAAAAATGGTACATCAATATCTTTCGCTAGGTTTCTAGCACCTTCTTTTCCAAAGATATAGTATTTGCTATTTGGCAACTCTTCAGGAGTAAAGTACGCCATATTTTCTATAATTCCCAATACAGGAACGTTTATACTTTCTTGTTGAAACATTGCAACTCCTTTTCTAGCATCTGCTAAGGCAACATTTTGTGGTGTACTTACTACAACTGCGCCAGTTATTGGTAGCGATTGCATGATGCTTAAGTGAATGTCTCCGGTTCCTGGAGGCAAGTCGATGAGTAAGAAATCTAATTCGCCCCAAGCGGCATCAAAGATCATTTGGTTTAAAGCTTTGCTTGCCATTGGTCCACGCCAAACTACGGCTTGATTTGGTTTTGTGAAGAATCCGATAGAAAGCATTTTGACTCCATAACTTTCCACAGGTTTCATTTTAGAAACATCGCCAACTCGGACAGATAACGGCTTTTCGCCTTCAACATCGAACATTATTGGCATTGATGGCCCGTAAATATCCGCGTCTAATACACCAACTTTGAAGCCCATTTTTGCTAAAGTAACTGCTAAGTTTGCCGTTACTGTTGATTTCCCAACGCCACCTTTTCCAGAAGCAACTGCCACAATGTTTTTGATATTTGGCAATGATTTTCCTTTGATTTGAGGTTTTTCAGGCGCTTCAACTTTTATATTTACTTTTACTTTGGCGTCTGCATGTACTTTTTTATGCAATACTGAAGTGATTTCTGTTTCTACTTTTTTCTTTGCTTGTAATGCAGGATTCGTAATAACAATATCAACTACAATTTCATCTGCAAATGTCATTATGTTTCGTACCGCTCCGCTAGCAATCATGTTTGCGCCTTCACCTGGAACAGTGATAGTACTTAATGCTGCTTGTATGTCTTTCTTTTCTATTTTCACAATGTTGTTTTTTGTTTGATCTTTTTCAATTAGTGAAACGTTTTGATATTGCTTCAATGTAAATTGATTCTAAATTACAAAGATACAGCGAAATGTTTAGATTTAGAAGCTGTTATATTGAAATGATTAATGCGGCTATTTAATTGTTTGTACTTTATCGAAAAAGTGATTATTTCATTTTTTTTGGCTTCAAAATTAACTTTCTTAGCATTCCTCCACGAACTAAATTCTTAAAAAATGAAGCATTTTCACCTACTTTGTGCATTTTTGTTATGTACATATATTTCGCATTCACAAATTGTAAATATTGGCGATCCAAGTCTTAAAAGTGAATTAATTGCCGATGGTGTTGACACAAATAACGATGGAGAAATTCAACTTAGTGAAGCCGCAGCCGTAACTATTTTGAATGTAACTAATAATTATGCCCGAACTTTTCAAGGTATTGAACAGTTTACAAACCTCATAGAGTTACACATTGGTTCTGGAACTTCATTAATTGGTACCGATAGTGAAAACCTAGATATTAGAAAATTGATACATTTAGAAGAGTTGTATTTGCGTTCTTTTTCGGGAGAAGTTAATCTTTCTGACTTAAGTTCTTTGAGAATTGTTGACACGAACTTGAGCTTTGGAAGCGCTGGCGATTTCAATTTAACTGGATTGACTAATTTGGAAAAGTTTTCTAATGGTGTTTTTAATTCTAATAATTCTGAATTTTATCTTAATCATTTAATTAATTTAACAGAATTGCAATTGGACGGACATGGACTCACACACTTAGATGTAGGTAACTTAATTAACTTACAAATGCTGAGTTTTGCCAACAATCAAATCACTAATATAGATTTGTCTAATTTAACAAACCTTACACAATTTGTCTGTTTTCAGAATCAGTTGACTTCATTAGATTTAAGTAATGCAAATGTTATTGGATCTTTAACACTCGCAAACAATCCATTGACGACATTAAATATAAAAGATGGAATCATAAATACTTTTGGCAACAATCCTTTTAATAATACTAATATTCAATCTATTTGTTGTGATGCAAGTGAACTTACAGATGTTCAAACGGAGGTTATGAATGCAGGATATACAGGTGTGACTTTTGAAACAAATTGTGCGCCAACACCTAGCACTCCTTATTATACAATTCAAGGAAAAAACACATTAGACACGAATCTTGATGGTTGCGATGCTGGTGATGGATTTTTATCTTCTGTAAAATATACCATTTCAAACGGTACTGATACGGCAACTATTTATACAGACAAATTTGGAAATTATGAGTTTATCGGAAAAACTGGTACATATACCATTACGCCAAGTGTTCCAAATACAAGTTACTATTCATTTTCTTCTGCAAGTGTTACTGTAAACCTTCCGGCAGATGGAACTACAGTTGTACATGATTTTTGCATAATGCCAAACGGACCGCCAATTGTAACTACACTTCCATTACAGTTAAAAAATGATTTAATTTCTCAAACAAATATAGACACTAATAATGATGGCGAAATACAAATTACAGAAGCAGAAAGCGTTACAAGTTTAACCATAAATAGTCCCATCATTAAAGGACTTGGTGATTTTATCAATTTGGAAACACTCAATTGT from Kordia antarctica encodes the following:
- a CDS encoding 2Fe-2S iron-sulfur cluster-binding protein translates to MSQVDITIKITDREGIVHEVQAPTDMAMNLMEIVRSYELAPEGTIGICGGMAMCASCQCYVKSDHILPEMSVDEDMMLAEAFHVEDNSRLGCQIQMTPEMDGLEVELAPES
- a CDS encoding NAD(P)/FAD-dependent oxidoreductase — translated: MIKTDILIIGAGPTGLFTVFEAGLLKLKCHLIDALPQPGGQCSEIYPKKPIYDIPGFPEVLAGDLVDNLMKQIEPFEPGFTLGERAQTIEKLDDGTFVVTTNKGTKHQAPIVAIAGGLGSFEPRKPPIQNLANYEDKGVEYIIRDPEIYRDKKVVIAGGGDSALDWSIFLADVASEVTLVHRRSEFRGALDSVEKVQELKNIGKINLITPAEITGIHGEDKVTGVEVSKKGEKSFIYETDHFIPLFGLAPKLGPIGDWGLEIEKNAIKVDNTLDYQTNIPGVYAIGDVNTYPGKLKLILCGFHEATLMCQSAYQRIFPDKKYVMKYTTVSGIDGFDGTRKEAPKAVVKAIN
- a CDS encoding NifU family protein; translation: MTIEELTSNVEKALDEIRPFLQSDGGDIRLVGIENGTLVKVQLEGACVGCSVNQMTLKTGVEMTIKKHVPQIEKVINIEA
- a CDS encoding Mrp/NBP35 family ATP-binding protein, whose protein sequence is MKIEKKDIQAALSTITVPGEGANMIASGAVRNIMTFADEIVVDIVITNPALQAKKKVETEITSVLHKKVHADAKVKVNIKVEAPEKPQIKGKSLPNIKNIVAVASGKGGVGKSTVTANLAVTLAKMGFKVGVLDADIYGPSMPIMFDVEGEKPLSVRVGDVSKMKPVESYGVKMLSIGFFTKPNQAVVWRGPMASKALNQMIFDAAWGELDFLLIDLPPGTGDIHLSIMQSLPITGAVVVSTPQNVALADARKGVAMFQQESINVPVLGIIENMAYFTPEELPNSKYYIFGKEGARNLAKDIDVPFLGEIPLVQSIREAGDVGRPAAMQTGTLLEAAFEKLTQNVVQEVVNRNESLPITEAIKITTMAGCSAVKK